A region of Toxorhynchites rutilus septentrionalis strain SRP chromosome 1, ASM2978413v1, whole genome shotgun sequence DNA encodes the following proteins:
- the LOC129775582 gene encoding uncharacterized protein LOC129775582: protein MVLSRFIEKLKIGKRFVLLDLVVLPDCDPPWESAGPENKFVPREVWQLIYRKLQEVCLKHFGEHNGSVRKVAVPYTLDREHEYRILERPNILLKFEFKDVNQRDVLNIVFNDSEKKLHKDCLCVQIWDDARNMFRELQEKEKTVGRLQKENEGLKTLPEPSQEYTPTPVKRSGSSGDVSLGHSEYVPTAINGNSPVQQTSYKPSKIVDTYKAKPDPYTPSSSQETDSTKISYIPSSYTTPSPKQQTDQKSAVSSSGENKVVAKRRRREADIFGQSDEENEDKPSSSTKKEHDSGSNQSAENIFSEDSSPKAVDLIGSSSDEIVLLMDNKRTQLPRKTKNQVLYKESITPENKSCQAMSSKRRKKEGETTKDGMSSKSTKSSSSALNKSGVLDEWCMRSKDSKSSSSTKKEGEWLASSKHISKPKDGEKHKRESKAKKESLPVTAVAAPPPVDREKLREEVETMRKTIASLQKLERMLPEDKSNLDVPILDCFKLSIKDIQDTFEDYRGELRRIFDRYKDLSERQWQKANELCYFTEVTSVMEDDQKYSMMQRLEVEFVPEEDRGKYTEFFSSVLIMEWGLRIWMKLFQYADRQEALDRIRLQEEANPMELTSSNIGCLMASSNKKKR from the exons ATGGTCTTATCTCGATTCATTGAAAAGCTGAAG aTTGGAAAACGTTTCGTTCTGCTCGATTTAGTGGTTCTTCCCGATTGCGATCCGCCATGGGAATCTGCTGGGCCTGAGAACAAATTCGTTCCCCGAGAGGTGTGGCAGCTGATTTATCGAAAACTGCAGGAAGTTTGTCTGAAGCATTTCGGGGAGCACAACGGGAGTGTCCGGAAGGTGGCTGTCCCTTATACGCTGGACAGGGAACATGAATACCGAATCCTGGAGCGACCAAATATTCTCTTGAAGTTTGAGTTCAAAGATGTTAATCAGAGGGATGTCCTGAACATAGTTTTTAacgatagtgagaaaaaattacaCAAAGACTGTCTCTGCGTGCAGATCTGGGATGATGCAAGGAACATGTTCCGAGAGTTGCAGGAAAAAGAGAAAACTGTCGGTCGGTTGCAGAAGGAGAATGAAGGACTTAAGACGCTGCCTGAGCCGAGTCAGGAATATACGCCAACTCCTGTCAAGCGGTCAGGCTCGTCGGGAGATGTTTCGCTGGGCCATTCCGAGTATGTTCCAACGGCTATCAACGGAAATTCTCCGGTACAACAGACATCTTACAAACCTTCCAAAATAGTAGACACGTACAAAGCGAAACCGGATCCGTATACTCCTAGCTCTAGCCAGGAGACTGATTCGACCAAGATTTCCTATATTCCCAGCTCGTACACGACCCCTTCTCCCAAACAACAAACGGACCAAAAATCGGCTGTCTCCAGTTCCGGTGAGAACAAAGTCGTTGCAAAGAGGCGCCGTCGGGAAGCGGACATTTTTGGCCAATCGGACGAAGAAAACGAAGACAAACCGTCATCTTCGACTAAAAAGGAACACGATAGTGGCAGCAACCAGAGTGCCGAAAATATTTTCAGCGAAGATTCATCGCCGAAAGCGGTCGATCTCATTGGGAGCAGTAGCGATGAAATCGTACTGTTGATGGATAACAAACGGACTCAGCTGCCACGTAAAACTAAGAATCAAGTTCTGTACAAAGAATCCATCACTCCGGAAAATAAATCCTGCCAAGCGATGAGTTCGAAACGCCGTAAGAAGGAAGGTGAAACAACGAAAGACGGAATGTCTTCCAAGAGTACAAAATCCTCGTCCAGTGCGCTTAACAAAAGTGGAGTTCTCGACGAATGGTGTATGAGATCCAAAGATTCGAAGAGCTCATCTTCCACCAAAAAAGAAGGCGAGTGGTTAGCCTCTTCGAAGCacatttccaaaccaaaagaTGGAGAAAAACACAAGAGGGAAAGCAAGGCGAAAAAGGAATCCCTGCCTGTCACTGCAGTAGCCGCTCCTCCACCGGTGGATCGAGAGAAATTACGCGAAGAGGTGGAAACAATGCGGAAAACAATAGCTAGTTTGCAAAAGCTCGAGCGAATGCTACCGGAGGATAAAAGTAATCTGGATGTACCGATATT AGATTGCTTCAAACTTTCCATAAAGGACATCCAGGATACCTTCGAGGATTACCGGGGCGAGCTGCGGCGGATATTCGACCGTTACAAGGACCTATCGGAGCGCCAATGGCAGAAAGCGAATGAGTTGTGTTATTTCACTGAGGTAACGAGTGTTATGGAAGACGACCAAAAGTACTCGATGATGCAGCGGCTCGAGGTGGAGTTCGTTCCGGAGGAGGATCGTGGGAAG TACACAGAGTTCTTTTCGTCGGTCCTGATCATGGAGTGGGGACTCCGCATCTGGATGAAGCTTTTCCAGTATGCCGACAGACAGGAGGCGCTGGATCGCATCAGGCTGCAGGAGGAGGCGAATCCAATGGAGCTGACGTCGAGCAATATCGGTTGTTTGATGGCGAGTAGCAACAAGAAGAAGCGATGA